One genomic window of Amphiura filiformis chromosome 3, Afil_fr2py, whole genome shotgun sequence includes the following:
- the LOC140148244 gene encoding 6-phosphofructo-2-kinase/fructose-2,6-bisphosphatase 1-like isoform X4 has protein sequence MACNGSSTLTPEKRPAYMGNRSPIMSPRKPKNLQKVYALSSKTPNGTMPNLSNPPAVIVMVGLPARGKTYIAKKLTRYLNWIGVCTKVFNVGEYRRKTVDTSKANHDFFRNDNPEGLRIRTKCAEAALNDMAEWLDTEGEVGVFDATNTTRQRRDFIMQFCGKRGYKVFFVESVCEDPDIIESNILEVKLNSPDYRKGDRDDAIRDFLQRIAHYIDAYQSIDEQADKDLSFIKIINVGSRFLVNKVTGHLQSRVVYYLMNIHIIPRTIYLTRHGESNLNLQGKIGGDSDLSERGWCYSKALSKYMEGQKLSDLKVWTSQFKRTVQTASHIDAPIEQWKALDELDAGVCDGLTYEDIQSQHPEEFALRDQDKYHYRYPMGESYQDLVARLEPVIMELERQKNVLVICHQGVMRCLLAYFLDKNSDELPYLKCPLHTVIKLTPVAYGCRVETVPLNVEAVDTHRPKPEDVVTVKKDKRKPWHVGSPPQH, from the exons ATGGCGTGCAATGGTAGTAGTACACTGACTCCGGAGAAGCGTCCAGCTTACATGGGGAATCGGAGTCCGATAATGAGTCCCAGGAAACCCAAGAACTTGCAGAAAGTGTATGCACTCAGTAGCAAGACACCAAATG GAACAATGCCGAACCTGTCTAATCCACCAGCAGTGATTGTGATGGTAGGTCTACCTGCCAGAGGAAAGACTTACATTGCCAAGAAGCTAACACGATATCTGAATTGGATCGGGGTCTGTACTAAAG TGTTCAATGTGGGTGAATACAGAAGAAAAACAGTAGATACGTCGAAGGCAAACCATGATTTCTTCCGAAATGATAATCCAGAGGGGTTGAGGATTCGCAC TAAATGTGCAGAGGCAGCACTCAACGACATGGCAGAATGGCTGGATACGGAAGGAGAAGTTGGCGTTTTCGATGCTACAAATACAACTCGCCAAAGAAGGGATTTTATCATGCAGTTTTGTGGTAAAAGAGGTTATAAG GTGTTCTTTGTGGAATCTGTGTGTGAAGACCCTGATATTATAGAATCAAACATATTG GAGGTAAAATTGAACAGCCCAGACTACAGAAAAGGTGATAGAGATGACGCCATCAGAGATTTTCTGCAGAGAATAGCACATTACATTGATGCGTACCAATCCATAGATGAACAAGCCGACAA GGACCTATCATTCATCAAGATAATCAACGTAGGCAGCAGGTTTCTAGTCAACAAAGTCACAG GTCACCTGCAGAGTAGAGTGGTGTATTACCttatgaatattcatatcataCCAAGGACGATATATCTCACAAGG CATGGAGAGAGCAACTTAAATCTACAAGGCAAAATAGGCGGTGATTCTGACCTGTCCGAGAGAGGCTGGTGTTATTCCAAAGCACTGAGTAAATACATGGAAGGACAAAAGCTGAGTGATCTCAAAGTGTGGACGAGTCAGTTTAAAAGGACGGTACAGACAGCGTCCCACATAGATGCACCTATAGAACAGTGGAAAGCATTAGATGAATTGGATGCT GGTGTGTGTGATGGTCTAACATACGAAGACATTCAGTCGCAACATCCAGAGGAGTTTGCACTGAGAGACCAAGATAAATATCATTATAGGTACCCAATGGGGGAG TCATATCAAGACCTTGTAGCAAGACTAGAGCCAGTTATCATG GAACTTGAGAGACAAAAGAATGTGCTAGTAATCTGCCACCAGGGTGTCATGAGATGTCTACTAGCGTACTTCCTAGACAAAAACTCAG aTGAGTTACCATACCTGAAATGTCCACTTCACACTGTTATCAAACTAACCCCAGTAGCGTATG GTTGTCGAGTAGAAACAGTTCCTCTCAATGTAGAGGCAGTAGACACACACAGACCAAAACCAGAG